One stretch of Glycine soja cultivar W05 chromosome 7, ASM419377v2, whole genome shotgun sequence DNA includes these proteins:
- the LOC114418766 gene encoding serine/threonine-protein kinase D6PK-like: MERVAEPTVLPRTLPILVEVSNSCTVAARDSSQRLNRQEVSGVGGISLREVNQMSRTRDVRVPITHLASLREVAQLTNARIYLVQEDTGFDARSSEESLTFEPTMAWKGNGSSPEEAKEFVPDVETLKGSSDSFEDGGLSLFAGASHPPEPVDTDLMRMVFVPIGQNKSEAGCLIKNLPTKGPFLEDLSIRVPAKKPSPAVLSSEESLVEELNGIGTLSFLGPRASQNTENSILLLDAEEKECVWDASLPPSGNVSPLSSIDSIGVVTAMSIANSCASTYRSDAVTSDGMLSLDRNCDSTKGSVRGDSLESAKTSVSRPSDSSGLSDDSNWSNITGSANKPHKGNDPRWKAILAIRLRDGILGMSHFRLLKRLGCGDIGSVYLSELSGTRCYFAMKVMDKASLASRKKLTRAQTEREILQLLDHPFLPTLYTHFETDRFLCLVMEYCPGGDLHTLRQRQPGKHFSEYAARFYAAEVLLALEYLHMLGVVYRDLKPENVLVRDDGHIMLSDFDLSLRCAVSPTLIRTSYDGDPSKRAGGAFCVQPACIEPSSVCIQPACFIPRLFPQKNKKSRKPRADPGLPSSTLPELVAEPTQARSMSFVGTHEYLAPEIIKGEGHGSAVDWWTFGIFLHELLYGKTPFKGSGNRATLFNVVGQQLRFPESPATSYASRDLIRGLLVKEPQHRLGVKRGATEIKQHPFFEGVNWALIRCSTPPEVPRPVENEVPAGKVVGPVDPVGVGSTSKRIVGTDNMKSGGKYLDFEFF; the protein is encoded by the exons ATGGAGAGGGTTGCAGAGCCGACGGTACTTCCTCGAACCTTGCCTATCCTGGTTGAGGTATCGAACTCGTGCACAGTTGCTGCTAGAGATTCCAGTCAGAGACTAAATCGCCAGGAGGTTTCGGGTGTTGGTGGGATTTCGCTGAGAGAAGTGAATCAAATGTCCAGAACAAGGGATGTGCGTGTTCCTATTACACATCTGGCCTCCCTCAGAGAAGTGGCTCAGTTAACGAATGCGCGGATATATTTGGTGCAAGAAGATACGGGATTCGATGCTCGATCCTCTGAAGAATCCCTCACCTTTGAGCCTACTATGGCATGGAAAGGAAATGGCTCTTCACCAGAAGAAGCCAAAGAATTCGTGCCCGATGTTGAGACATTGAAGGGGAGCAGTGATTCATTTGAGGATGGTGGTTTGAGTTTATTTGCTGGTGCTAGTCATCCCCCTGAACCTGTTGATACAGATCTAATGAGAATGGTTTTTGTACCGATAGGTCAAAACAAATCTGAGGCTGGATGCTTAATTAAGAACTTGCCCACAAAGGGCCCTTTCCTGGAAGATCTCTCAATTCGTGTTCCTGCAAAGAAACCAAGTCCAGCTGTTCTTTCCTCTGAAGAAAGTCTTGTTGAAGAACTAAATGGTATAGGGACCTTATCATTTTTGGGTCCTCGGGCATCACAGAATACTGAGAACTCTATCCTCCTTCTGGATGCTGAGGAAAAAGAATGTGTTTGGGATGCTTCTTTGCCTCCTAGTGGCAATGTCAGTCCACTTAGTAGTATTGATAGTATCGGTGTTGTCACTGCGATGAGCATTGCTAATAGTTGTGCTAGTACATATCGGAGTGATGCAGTGACTAGTGATGGCATGCTTAGTTTAGACAGGAACTGTGACAGTACTAAAGGGAGTGTAAGGGGGGATTCACTAGAGAGTGCTAAAACTAGTGTTAGTCGGCCAAGTGATAGCAGTGGCCTCAGCGATGACAGCAACTGGAGCAACATTACTGGTAGCGCCAATAAGCCTCACAAAGGAAATGATCCTAGGTGGAAGGCTATCCTTGCCATCCGATTACGGGATGGGATTTTGGGCATGAGTCATTTTAGGTTACTCAAACGACTAGGATGTGGTGATATTGGAAGTGTGTATCTCTCAGAGCTGAGTGGAACTAGGTGTTATTTTGCAATGAAAGTTATGGATAAGGCATCGCTAGCAAGCAGAAAGAAGCTGACTAGAGCACAGACAGAGAGGGAGATATTGCAGTTGCTGGACCATCCGTTTCTACCAACTTTGTATACACATTTTGAGACTGACCGATTCTTGTGTTTGGTAATGGAATATTGTCCGGGCGGTGATCTTCACACTTTACGGCAGCGACAACCTGGGAAACATTTCTCAGAATATGCTGCACG CTTTTATGCTGCGGAGGTCCTGCTTGCTCTTGAGTATCTTCACATGCTTGGAGTTGTGTATAGAGACCTCAAACCTGAAAATGTGTTGGTCCGAGATGATGGTCACATAATGCTTTCAGATTTTGATCTTTCCCTCAGATGTGCTGTTTCACCTACTCTTATTAGAACTTCCTATGATGGTGACCCTTCAAAACGGGCCGGTGGTGCATTCTGTGTTCAACCTGCATGTATTGAGCCATCATCAGTATGCATCCAACCTGCATGTTTTATTCCCCGGTTATTTCctcagaaaaacaaaaagtcacGGAAGCCAAGAGCTGATCCTGGGTTGCCATCCAGCACACTTCCAGAGCTCGTTGCCGAGCCTACTCAAGCTCGATCTATGTCCTTTGTTGGCACTCATGAGTACCTTGCCCCAGAAATTATCAAAGGAGAAGGTCATGGAAGTGCAGTTGATTGGTGGACATTCGGAATTTTCTTGCATGAGCTATTATATGGTAAAACCCCATTCAAAGGGTCAGGGAACCGTGCTACGCTTTTCAATGTAGTTGGTCAGCAACTCAGGTTTCCCGAATCACCGGCAACCAGTTATGCCAGCAGGGATCTGATCCGTGGCTTGCTTGTGAAGGAGCCACAGCATCGTCTTGGGGTTAAAAGGGGAGCAACCGAGATCAAGCAGCATCCGTTCTTTGAAGGTGTGAACTGGGCGTTGATTAGGTGCAGCACACCGCCAGAAGTGCCGAGACCTGTGGAAAATGAAGTACCAGCAGGGAAGGTTGTTGGACCTGTTGATCCTGTTGGGGTTGGCAGCACTAGTAAGAGGATAGTAGGTACTGACAACATGAAGTCTGGGGGTAAATATCTGGACTTTGagttcttttag